From the genome of Lentilactobacillus buchneri, one region includes:
- a CDS encoding peptide ABC transporter substrate-binding protein, translating into MKINSLAKLGGVALVTGLILAGCGSKSSQGTKKQEVSWMTPSAISTMDTSKMIDLYSAQVANGTNEGLLRMAKDNKVDPGVAKSYNVSKDGKTWTFNLRHSKWNDGTPVTAKDFVYAWQRTVKPKTASQYAYIFANIKNAAKINAGKMSPSKLGVKADGDYKFVVTLDQPQSYFKFMVTQPEFFPQNSKTVAKYGSDYGTNSTKNSYNGPFILKGWSGTNDTWKLVKNSKYWDAKKVKLDQVNFQAVKTPSTSLNSFNSGKLDFTTLSGTLAANNKNNKDYVVFPQASTTYMEFNTKKIPALRNVNIRKAMGLAIDKKQMVNKVMQGGDIAPKGFVPASMAKHNGKDFADQAYVKAGTDYNLKEAKALFAKGLKQVGKKSLSLTLMGADDDDTKRATEFVQSQLTKLPGLKITNSNIPFKSKLTKMENQQFDIGLSAWIADYPDPSNFLDLMTSNNSYNDGKWSNKQYDALIKKSESTDANNETARWNDMVQAEKILMNQQGLVPLYQQGQAALLKGSVKGVQAFTTSPQYDWSKAYVK; encoded by the coding sequence ATGAAAATTAATTCATTAGCGAAACTCGGTGGGGTAGCGCTGGTTACTGGCCTGATCCTTGCTGGGTGTGGAAGTAAATCTTCACAAGGAACCAAGAAGCAAGAAGTTAGTTGGATGACACCATCCGCCATTTCAACCATGGATACTTCAAAGATGATTGACCTGTATTCAGCACAAGTTGCCAATGGTACCAACGAAGGACTTCTTCGCATGGCCAAGGACAACAAAGTAGACCCAGGGGTTGCCAAGAGTTACAACGTTTCTAAAGATGGGAAGACATGGACATTCAATCTGCGTCACTCCAAGTGGAACGATGGCACTCCGGTTACTGCAAAGGATTTCGTCTATGCTTGGCAAAGAACCGTTAAGCCAAAGACGGCTTCACAATATGCTTACATATTTGCCAACATCAAGAACGCTGCTAAGATCAACGCAGGAAAAATGTCACCTTCCAAGTTGGGTGTTAAGGCTGACGGTGACTATAAGTTCGTCGTTACCCTTGATCAACCACAAAGCTACTTCAAGTTCATGGTTACCCAACCAGAATTCTTCCCACAGAATTCAAAGACGGTTGCCAAATATGGTAGCGATTATGGTACCAATTCAACCAAGAACAGCTACAACGGTCCATTTATCTTGAAGGGCTGGTCAGGAACCAACGATACTTGGAAGCTCGTTAAGAACTCTAAGTACTGGGATGCTAAGAAGGTCAAACTTGACCAAGTTAACTTCCAAGCTGTTAAGACACCTTCAACTTCATTGAACAGTTTCAACAGCGGCAAGCTTGACTTCACCACTTTGAGTGGAACTTTGGCAGCCAACAACAAGAACAACAAAGATTACGTTGTCTTCCCACAAGCTTCAACTACTTACATGGAATTCAACACTAAGAAGATCCCAGCCCTTCGAAACGTCAATATCCGTAAAGCGATGGGATTAGCAATTGACAAGAAGCAAATGGTTAACAAAGTTATGCAAGGTGGCGACATTGCTCCTAAGGGCTTTGTTCCAGCAAGTATGGCTAAACACAACGGCAAGGACTTTGCCGATCAGGCATATGTCAAAGCCGGTACTGATTACAACTTGAAAGAAGCCAAAGCCTTATTCGCAAAAGGTTTGAAACAAGTTGGTAAGAAGTCATTGAGCCTGACCTTAATGGGTGCCGATGATGATGATACCAAACGGGCAACTGAATTTGTTCAAAGTCAATTAACCAAATTACCTGGTTTGAAGATTACCAACTCAAACATTCCATTTAAGTCAAAATTAACTAAGATGGAAAATCAACAATTTGATATTGGTCTTTCTGCATGGATTGCCGATTACCCAGATCCAAGCAACTTCTTGGACTTGATGACATCTAACAACTCATACAACGATGGTAAATGGTCTAACAAGCAATACGACGCTTTGATCAAGAAGTCAGAATCAACCGATGCCAACAACGAAACCGCTCGTTGGAACGATATGGTTCAAGCTGAAAAGATCTTGATGAACCAACAAGGATTAGTTCCACTTTATCAACAAGGTCAAGCCGCTTTGCTTAAGGGATCTGTTAAGGGT
- a CDS encoding APC family permease — MKEQKEVTLDRDLGLWSALALVIGTIIGAGVFVRQSAVLDDAGSTSMALFAWLAGGILTITAGLTIAEIASQMPETGGLYVYMERIYGKLWGFLSGWMQIIIYGPAMIASLGAYLAILLSDFFGFPSKYNAILAIGTIVLVGILNLFSNRYGATFAIITTICKLVPVAALIIFGLFFGNESAFGQSLVHVHQSAGNFGVAILATLFAFDGWILVANLGGEIKNPRKLLPQAITFGILAVLAIYLLVSYGVYRSVPAEQIHRLGTSAIPYIANQAFGEVGGKILSIGIIISIVGCMNGKIMTFPRIMYAMAKRGQLPFSKTLSYLHPKSHTPIFSTVAELLIVTVMIIFSNADRLSELCIFTVYCFYVMAFVGVFLLRKRNPDQHRVFSTPLFPITPILAIGGSLFVIVSEIMSDLPGVLTSFIFVAVGIPVFYYETKKYRESQAAAAKEESLDNEN; from the coding sequence ATGAAAGAACAGAAAGAAGTAACGCTGGACCGTGACCTTGGTCTCTGGTCAGCGTTAGCCCTTGTGATTGGAACGATTATTGGTGCCGGTGTCTTTGTTCGTCAGTCTGCCGTCCTAGACGATGCCGGCTCAACGTCAATGGCCCTATTTGCCTGGCTGGCAGGGGGGATTTTAACCATCACCGCCGGATTGACAATTGCTGAAATTGCATCTCAAATGCCTGAAACCGGTGGTCTCTACGTTTATATGGAACGGATCTATGGCAAGTTATGGGGCTTTCTCTCCGGCTGGATGCAGATTATTATCTACGGCCCGGCAATGATCGCCTCGCTTGGTGCATATCTGGCCATTTTATTATCAGATTTCTTTGGCTTCCCAAGCAAGTACAATGCCATTCTGGCAATTGGCACCATCGTCTTAGTTGGTATTTTAAATTTATTCTCGAACCGTTACGGTGCGACGTTTGCTATTATTACGACGATTTGTAAATTGGTTCCTGTTGCCGCATTAATCATCTTTGGCCTTTTCTTTGGTAATGAAAGTGCCTTTGGTCAAAGTTTGGTTCACGTACATCAATCTGCCGGCAACTTTGGTGTTGCGATCTTGGCAACTCTATTCGCCTTCGATGGCTGGATTTTGGTTGCCAACCTGGGTGGTGAAATTAAGAACCCGCGTAAGCTTTTGCCACAGGCGATTACCTTTGGTATTTTGGCTGTCTTAGCGATTTACCTGCTGGTCTCTTACGGTGTTTATCGTTCTGTTCCTGCTGAACAGATTCATCGTTTGGGCACCAGTGCCATTCCATACATCGCCAACCAGGCCTTTGGTGAAGTTGGTGGCAAGATCTTAAGTATTGGGATCATCATCTCAATTGTCGGCTGTATGAATGGTAAGATCATGACTTTCCCACGGATTATGTATGCGATGGCTAAACGTGGTCAACTGCCATTCTCAAAGACGCTGTCCTACTTACACCCAAAGTCACACACCCCAATTTTCTCAACGGTTGCCGAGTTATTGATCGTCACAGTGATGATCATCTTCTCCAACGCTGACCGCTTGTCAGAATTATGTATCTTCACTGTATACTGCTTCTATGTGATGGCCTTTGTCGGCGTTTTCCTCTTGCGAAAACGCAATCCGGATCAACATCGGGTATTCTCAACACCATTGTTCCCAATCACCCCAATCCTAGCAATCGGCGGTTCCTTGTTCGTCATCGTCAGTGAAATCATGTCTGACCTACCGGGTGTCTTAACATCATTTATCTTTGTCGCCGTTGGTATTCCGGTATTTTATTATGAAACTAAGAAATACCGTGAGAGCCAAGCAGCTGCAGCAAAAGAAGAATCATTAGATAACGAAAACTAA
- the hflX gene encoding GTPase HflX, whose translation MDLQVTLTPVVTIGLNRNTSSFEYSMTELNNLAEANNMKVVETLVQKLDRPDPATYFGKGKIEELTQVVIDEGVDTIVVNDELSPSQIRNIEKNTHSRIIDRTGLILEIFANRAQSREAKLQVELAKLKYQLPRLHTSASQRLDQQTGTSSGAGGATNRGAGESQYELNRRTLEKRITHVNQELKETAKADQTKRKQRDRSEMPTVALVGYTNAGKSTVMNGMINLFGENEDKQVMVKNMLFATLDTSVRKLTLPDQKRFLLSDTVGFVSQLPHQLVQAFKSTLSEAANADLLIQVVDYSDPHRELMMKTTEDTLSEIGVNGVPMIVALNKADKMEVAFPSREGDNLIMSAMDEKSLQELATMIKEKIFKNYHRLTLLIPFSDGDVVSYLNENTNIEATHYRDDGTVITAELNDVDAKRFEKYLLTTE comes from the coding sequence ATGGATTTACAAGTTACTTTAACTCCTGTTGTCACGATTGGATTGAACCGCAACACCAGCAGCTTCGAGTATTCAATGACTGAATTGAATAACTTGGCAGAAGCTAACAATATGAAGGTTGTTGAAACCTTGGTTCAAAAATTAGACCGGCCCGATCCTGCCACTTACTTCGGTAAAGGCAAGATTGAAGAGTTGACCCAAGTCGTCATCGATGAGGGTGTTGATACCATTGTGGTCAACGATGAACTGTCGCCCAGCCAAATCCGGAATATTGAGAAAAATACCCATTCCCGGATCATTGACCGAACCGGTTTGATCCTCGAAATCTTTGCTAACCGGGCTCAGTCCCGCGAAGCCAAACTTCAAGTTGAATTAGCCAAATTAAAATATCAACTACCGCGGCTGCATACCAGTGCCAGCCAACGGTTGGATCAACAGACCGGTACCAGTAGTGGTGCTGGTGGCGCAACCAACCGTGGTGCCGGTGAATCACAATACGAATTGAACCGGCGGACACTGGAAAAGCGAATTACCCACGTCAATCAAGAACTCAAAGAAACCGCCAAGGCTGATCAGACCAAGCGCAAGCAGCGTGACCGCAGTGAAATGCCAACAGTTGCCCTGGTCGGTTACACCAACGCTGGTAAGTCAACGGTCATGAATGGCATGATCAACTTGTTTGGCGAGAATGAAGACAAACAGGTCATGGTTAAGAACATGTTGTTTGCCACCTTGGACACTTCAGTTCGAAAATTAACCTTACCAGACCAGAAACGTTTCCTATTAAGTGACACCGTTGGGTTCGTTAGTCAACTGCCCCACCAATTAGTTCAAGCATTCAAGTCAACCTTGTCGGAAGCTGCCAATGCGGACCTGCTGATTCAAGTTGTCGACTACTCTGATCCCCATCGTGAATTGATGATGAAGACCACCGAAGATACCCTCAGTGAAATTGGTGTTAACGGGGTGCCGATGATCGTTGCTCTCAATAAAGCCGACAAGATGGAGGTTGCCTTCCCATCCCGCGAAGGCGACAACCTGATCATGTCTGCCATGGATGAAAAGTCACTGCAAGAATTAGCGACGATGATTAAAGAAAAGATTTTCAAAAACTATCATCGATTAACGTTATTAATTCCATTTAGTGACGGTGACGTTGTTTCGTATTTGAATGAGAACACGAATATTGAAGCCACCCATTACCGCGATGATGGAACGGTCATTACAGCGGAATTAAATGACGTAGATGCCAAGCGATTTGAAAAGTACCTATTAACTACGGAATAA
- a CDS encoding peptide ABC transporter substrate-binding protein — protein MRTKSLLKIAGVSLLIAVVLAGCGSKSSDSGAKKQSANWMVAANINTMDVSKMTDLISSQNVNATNEGLLKMTTGNAVVPGVAKNYTVSKDGKTWTFNLRHSKWNDGTPVTAKDFVYSWQRTVNPKTASQYAYIFTNIENADKINAGKLSPSKLGAKAEGDYKLVVHLIKPQSYFKFMVSQSYYFPEEISKVKKYGSSYGTDAQKNGYNGPFVLKGWNGTNDTWKLVKNPKYWNAKAIKLDTLNMQAIKDPNTALNGYQSGKLDFTTLSGTQVKQYKNDKNYHLYKQASIYYLEMNEKKFPMFKNRNIRKAFSLAIDKKQLANKVLADGSQAPKGFVADDMSQRNGKDFADQSYVKSAVAYNLNEAKKYWAKGLKETGKKSVNLTLLSDDTDVAKRSTEFVQSQLTKLPGVKITNQNVPYKTRLSRSASGQFDLVITAWNADYPDPSNFLDILTSKNSYNNGKWSNAKYDALVKKSESTDAANESARWNDMVQAEKVLMNDQGIVPLYQPAISTLMKPKIHGVQFFPTAPQWDWSKITVK, from the coding sequence ATGAGGACTAAATCACTTTTAAAGATCGCTGGTGTTTCTCTGCTCATTGCGGTTGTGTTAGCTGGGTGTGGCAGCAAATCCTCCGATTCCGGGGCCAAGAAACAATCTGCCAATTGGATGGTAGCCGCCAACATTAACACCATGGATGTCTCGAAGATGACTGATTTGATTTCCAGTCAAAATGTTAACGCGACTAATGAGGGGCTGTTGAAGATGACAACGGGCAATGCAGTTGTGCCTGGCGTTGCCAAGAATTATACCGTGTCCAAGGATGGCAAGACCTGGACGTTTAACCTCCGTCACTCGAAATGGAATGATGGGACACCGGTAACTGCCAAGGACTTCGTGTACTCATGGCAGCGGACCGTTAATCCCAAGACGGCTTCACAGTATGCTTATATCTTTACCAACATCGAAAATGCCGACAAAATTAACGCCGGTAAATTATCACCATCCAAGCTGGGGGCTAAAGCCGAGGGTGATTACAAACTGGTTGTTCATTTGATCAAGCCACAAAGTTACTTCAAATTCATGGTTTCTCAGAGTTACTATTTCCCTGAAGAAATTTCGAAGGTTAAAAAATATGGGTCTTCATATGGAACTGATGCTCAAAAGAACGGCTACAATGGACCTTTCGTTTTGAAGGGCTGGAACGGAACCAACGATACTTGGAAACTCGTTAAGAATCCAAAGTACTGGAATGCCAAGGCAATTAAGCTTGATACCTTAAACATGCAGGCAATCAAAGATCCTAACACCGCCTTGAACGGTTATCAAAGCGGCAAGCTTGATTTCACCACTTTGAGCGGAACTCAAGTTAAACAATACAAGAACGATAAGAACTATCACTTGTACAAGCAAGCCTCAATCTACTACTTGGAAATGAACGAGAAGAAGTTCCCAATGTTTAAGAATAGAAATATCCGTAAAGCCTTCTCACTTGCCATCGACAAGAAACAATTAGCCAACAAAGTGCTCGCCGATGGTTCACAGGCACCAAAGGGATTCGTTGCCGACGACATGTCACAACGTAACGGTAAGGACTTTGCCGATCAGTCATACGTGAAGAGTGCGGTGGCCTACAACTTGAACGAAGCCAAGAAATACTGGGCTAAAGGTTTGAAGGAAACTGGCAAGAAGTCGGTTAACCTGACGTTACTTTCAGACGATACCGACGTTGCCAAACGATCAACCGAATTTGTTCAAAGTCAGTTGACCAAATTGCCAGGTGTTAAGATCACCAACCAAAACGTTCCTTATAAGACGCGTCTGTCACGTTCTGCCAGTGGCCAATTTGATCTGGTCATTACTGCCTGGAACGCTGATTATCCTGACCCAAGCAACTTCTTGGATATCTTGACTTCCAAGAACAGTTACAACAATGGTAAATGGAGCAACGCCAAGTATGATGCTCTCGTTAAGAAATCCGAAAGCACTGACGCCGCTAACGAAAGTGCTCGTTGGAATGACATGGTTCAAGCTGAAAAAGTCTTGATGAACGATCAAGGGATTGTGCCACTTTATCAACCCGCAATTTCAACTTTGATGAAGCCAAAGATTCACGGCGTTCAATTCTTCCCAACTGCACCGCAGTGGGATTGGTCCAAGATTACTGTTAAATAA